The DNA sequence AGACAGTGGACACTGGGGTGGGAAATACGTGTTTTGACGCAATTGGTAATAGATGTTCCATTAGAACATGGCAGTCATGACTCTTCAAACCAAATAACTTACGCTGTTTTAAGTCAACACAGCGAGAGATGTTGCTAGAGTACCCGTCTGAAAAGACCACATTCTTGATGGTCCTAAGAAAGACATCCTTCTGTGAGTTCGACATGGTAAAGACTGCAGCGGGATACTTTTCACCTTCAAGTGGCCACATATCATGCCTGATTCCCATCAACTGGAGATCTTTACAAGCTTTCAGGTGGTCTTTGGATTTACCGCTCTCGTTCAACATGGTAAATACAATGTTATCGCAcacattcttctctatgtgcatgacGTCAAGGTTGTGACATAATTCGTTGTTCTCCCAGTATGGCAGATCAAAGAATACACTCCTCTTCTTCCAGGGTGACTCGTCTTGCACCACAGTCTGCTGGCCACCTCTTCTTTTACTGCCCATCGCTTGCACCTTGCCCTGTGAGACGGGCACACCCTCCAATTGTCTCAGGACATCACTGTCAGTCAatttggtaggtggggatctatcCTCTACTTTACCATTAAATCTAATCCGGTCTTGTCTATATCTGTGATCGCGATTCAAGAAGCGCCAATGACCCATATAACACCATTTTTGACTGAAGGTGAGTCGCATAGTCTCGGCATCCAAATTACACGTGGGGCAGGCTCTCCCGCCGTATGTATTCCAACCAGATAAATTGCCCAAGCCAGGAAAATTGCTGATAGTCCACATCAACGCAGTACACATCTTGAATGTTTTCTTCTCACTGGCGTTGTAGGTATCAACACCGGCCCACAACTGCTTCAACTCATTGATTAGGGGTTGTAGGTATACATCTATGTCATTGCCAGGCATTTTAGGACCGGGAATGATCGTAGAGAGTATAAAGTTGGTTTGTTTCATGCAAATCCATGGGGGTAAGTTGTATAGAATAAGAATCACTGGCCATATTGAGTACTTTGAACTGAGGTTTCCATAAGGATTGAAGCCATCACTGGCCAAGGCTAAGCGAACACTGCGCGGATCGCCAGAAAAGTCAGTATATCTCATGTCAAATGCTTTCCAACCCTCGCCGTCTCTGGGATGCCTCAAGAAACCGTCATAGTTGGTGCCTCTCTTGTGCCACAACATGTTCACAGATGTCTTGCTGGACATGAATAATCGTTACAACCGTGGAATCAGAGGAAAATAACGAAGAACTTTCGCCGCCTGATGTTTACCATTCTTCTTGACAACGGCATTGATCCTTTCTACAGAATTCTTCCTGGTCTTCTGCTTCCACCTGGATGCTCCACACCGTTTGCATCTAGACAGGTTGTGGTCAGAACCCTGGTatagcatgcagtcatttggaCATGCATCTATTTTCTTGTACTCAATACCTAGCTTCCTTATGATCATCTTGGCATTGTGTAAGGTCTTCGGAATCTGTGCATGCTCAAAGGCATCCCCCAATAGCCCTAGAATCAATCCAAAAGCCTTGTTGCTCACTCCGCACATGCACTTTATATGGTACAGCCTCACCAGGAAAGACAGCTTCGAGAATCTTGAACATCCCGGATATAATTCCTGCTCGCCGTCCTTAAGCAAGTCTTGAAAGGCACAAACCTCGTGACTAGGTTCATCAGATAAGTATGGCAACACATCCGCAACGTCTCCAGCATGCCCATCCATGGGATCTTCATCCTCACTCTGCAGTCCTAGCAAATTGAATGCATCGTGGATCATGTCACGTATTTGATCTCCTGAATTTATAGTGGGATCTAGTTCTTCCCTATCGCTGGGCCTCTCGTCTACGATCCTCTCACCATGATGTAACCAAAAGGTATAGTTAGGGGGAAATGATTTCATCAGAAGATGATCGTATGCATCTTCTCTAGTCTGGAAAAACCGGAACCCACACATAGGGCATGACAATGTATCATCCCATCGGATGATGCATTGACAAATGCGAAGTCTAGGAATATATTCAGTCCATCCCTATATTCTACACTACCTCGTGGCTTTGTAATCCAGCTCTTATCAATGTCTAAGTAAATGAAATAGCACATACAAatagataattactaaaaaaatacatagaactaaaaaaaccaaataaaaaatggGGTGTGTGTCAGGTGAACCAATAACAGTCTATCACAATTATGATATGGAAGAGTACCATACGTAATAAACTCGACAATATATTACAAGCAAAATCATGTAGGGAGCAACGCAATAACTCAAAACAGAAATAGAAACAAAGTTGAGTGCATCCTAGATAACATGAAGAACATGAAAGGTATTGGGAAGGAGGCTTACTCATGTTTAAAATTCTGTACTTTTTTAAAAGAATACTGGTAGAAAGAATTGCTGGTTCCAAGtccaaaaaatgaaaagataaagaaaagctaccttaaaaattgaaaaa is a window from the Arachis hypogaea cultivar Tifrunner chromosome 17, arahy.Tifrunner.gnm2.J5K5, whole genome shotgun sequence genome containing:
- the LOC112762815 gene encoding uncharacterized protein, which gives rise to MSSKTSVNMLWHKRGTNYDGFLRHPRDGEGWKAFDMRYTDFSGDPRSVRLALASDGFNPYGNLSSKYSIWPVILILYNLPPWICMKQTNFILSTIIPGPKMPGNDIDVYLQPLINELKQLWAGVDTYNASEKKTFKMCTALMWTISNFPGLGNLSGWNTYGGRACPTCNLDAETMRLTFSQKWCYMGHWRFLNRDHRYRQDRIRFNGKVEDRSPPTKLTDSDVLRQLEGVPVSQGKVQAMGSKRRGGQQTVVQDESPWKKRSVFFDLPYWENNELCHNLDVMHIEKNVCDNIVFTMLNESGKSKDHLKACKDLQLMGIRHDMWPLEGEKYPAAVFTMSNSQKDVFLRTIKNVVFSDGYSSNISRCVDLKQRKLFGLKSHDCHVLMEHLLPIASKHVFPTPVSTVLADLSAFFGLICSKSIDPQQLPLLQDRVVHTLYDMEMIFPPSFFTVMVHLTVHLVEEIHLGGLVHYRWMYPIERYLCHLKQYVRNRAQPEGSIAEGYLSEEILTFCSRYLDNVETRINRPTRVDDRPSDAPPSEIANMFLEVGKAVGAASFFTLKPTEKLQAHRHVLVTFGSTNHSNELQWLACSPIAQAKRYHVYNVNGFKFRTMSREEGMKTQNSRIYVTSNTRSYASKRDANVAVGGVSYYGRLVDIIKLNYNGQFNVVLFKCLWADTTSGRGIRQDVFGHTCVNFATPIHTGDREDDEPYILASEAHLVFYVEDEVESGWSVVVRVKPRELFDMGEDYEHCEVDLHPQSCMTSLPEFDVEGLRLTRDGDLEESITDGVEDCDEAADS